The sequence below is a genomic window from Alphaproteobacteria bacterium.
ATGGATCTCCAGGACTTATCGCAATTGTGAGAGATGTTACACAGCACAAAGCGGTAGAAAAAGAGTTGGAGCAACATCGCCATCATTTGCAGGAAATGGTAGACGAGCGTACCAATGATTACCGTAATGCCATGGAGCAAGCCGAGCGAGCAAATGTGGCAAAAACCGAATTTCTTGCCAATATGAGCCATGAACTACGCACCCCAATGCACGCAATTCTAGGTTTTTCGCGCCATGCTAAAAAAACTGCGCAAACCCTGCAAAACGAAAAATTGCTGGCCACCATTACCAATATCGAAATTAGTGGTAAGCGCTTATTGAATTTATTGAATGATGTGTTGGATCTATCAAAGCTTGAAGCAGGGAAAATGCCGTATAATTTTGCCCTTACTGACATGCGGCGGCTAATCGAGCAGGCGGTAAATGAGGTAGAAACTTTGCTGCAAAAAAAGCGTATTGTTACTCAGGTTGCCGTAGCCGAAAAGGCAGACTGTCTTATTGCGGTTGACGAAAATCTCATGATGCAGGTGTTGATTAATTTGCTATCCAATGCCATCAAATTTTCTCCCGAAGAATCTGTCATTAATATCCGTATTGAAACATCCAGGCTATGCAGTAAAGAAAGCCAGTTAGAGGATTGTTTAAAATTGATTTTTGAAGATCAGGGGGTAGGCATACCTGAAAATGAAGCGGAAATGGTATTTGAAAAATTTGCGCAAAGCAGCATCACTAAATCCGGCGCGGGTGGAACAGGGCTAGGCCTGGCTATAACACGCGAAATTATAGAAAATCACCACGGATTAATAACTACAAAAAATAGTAAAAATGGCGGCGCAATATTCATAGTTTTGCTGCCATACAAAAACCATAAGGAGTGCGTTGAATGAGTAAAAAATGTAAGGTTTTGGCCGTTGATGATGAGATATTTAATCTGGCGATTCTTGAAGCCGACTTGGAGGATGCTGGCTTTAATGTGATTACGGCAGAAGATGGTGTGGTGGCGTTTGAAATGCTGGAGCAACATCCCGACATTGACATTGTAGTGCTGGACAGAATGATGCCGCGCATGGATGGCATGGAGGTGCTGAAAAAAATAAAATCCAACACAAAAACCCGTGATATTCCGGTGATTATGCAAACTGCGGCCGCCCAAAGTCAACAAGTGGAAGAAGGCATTCAGGCTGGGGCATATTATTATCTTTCAAAGCCCTATGACGATCAGATGCTGATAGGTATTGTGCGCGCAGCCTTGCATGAATCGCGTAGCTTTATACAAATGCGTGAAGAAGTGCGTAAACATAAAAATGTGCTGGGTTTAATTGAAAAAGCACAATTCCGTTATCGCAGTTTGGAAGAGGCAAAAAACGTGGCGTATTACATTGCCAGTTGCTGTCCTGATTCTGAAGCCACAGTGTTTGGGTTAAGTGAGCTAATGATTAATGCTGTAGAACATGGAAATTTGGGTATTACCTATGCTGAAAAAACCGAATTAGTGCTGGCTGGGAACTGGGAAAAAGAAGTTAAAAGAAGGCTTCAGTTGCCTGAAAATAAAAACAAATATGCAACTCTTGTGTTTGATAGCAGTGACGATGTCATCACCATTGAAATTCGCGATCAAGGCAAGGGATTCGATTGGGAGAAATATATGAATTTCAGCCCAAAACGTATGACTCACCCCCACGGGCGCGGCATTGCAATGGCGAGAAATATGAGTTTTT
It includes:
- a CDS encoding PAS domain-containing sensor histidine kinase, producing the protein MLAKQDDRFRLLADSLPYMLWMADSAGRFTFYNKAWQKFLRLEAQQLIQQGWEHAMHPEDKAEYHSAYAQAVAEKSEFALAFRLRSYDGSYQWMLNTGIAITNTEGQCEGYVGMCSDVTEQKSALELAVQEKSFSQAMMNAISDPIFVKDQHHVYRAGNNAFCAFMCLKQQEIIGHSDSEFHPEDELQIFWEKDNQVIQSGKVVMNEEKVTRPTGEIVTAFTTKAPLTLPDGSPGLIAIVRDVTQHKAVEKELEQHRHHLQEMVDERTNDYRNAMEQAERANVAKTEFLANMSHELRTPMHAILGFSRHAKKTAQTLQNEKLLATITNIEISGKRLLNLLNDVLDLSKLEAGKMPYNFALTDMRRLIEQAVNEVETLLQKKRIVTQVAVAEKADCLIAVDENLMMQVLINLLSNAIKFSPEESVINIRIETSRLCSKESQLEDCLKLIFEDQGVGIPENEAEMVFEKFAQSSITKSGAGGTGLGLAITREIIENHHGLITTKNSKNGGAIFIVLLPYKNHKECVE
- a CDS encoding response regulator; the protein is MSKKCKVLAVDDEIFNLAILEADLEDAGFNVITAEDGVVAFEMLEQHPDIDIVVLDRMMPRMDGMEVLKKIKSNTKTRDIPVIMQTAAAQSQQVEEGIQAGAYYYLSKPYDDQMLIGIVRAALHESRSFIQMREEVRKHKNVLGLIEKAQFRYRSLEEAKNVAYYIASCCPDSEATVFGLSELMINAVEHGNLGITYAEKTELVLAGNWEKEVKRRLQLPENKNKYATLVFDSSDDVITIEIRDQGKGFDWEKYMNFSPKRMTHPHGRGIAMARNMSFSDMEFHDNGTRVVCKLSTQQKSA